In a single window of the Montipora capricornis isolate CH-2021 chromosome 11, ASM3666992v2, whole genome shotgun sequence genome:
- the LOC138024718 gene encoding uncharacterized protein, translating into MSIRLLCKRTSKRPSNALFYFPEEQKTGIAPTRIIDEKDLDLTPGMVVTVNWDREKVEAEILALDDELKVLNEKDLEWSKEHLTAQTAATEEKKSTNSDTESPNKPLERTKKSVQPRRSREKEAQSSENPYEQFLAAQKKRALEWKSARDSKRAKSVPVVNQPPEASSVQGDCRQEDTTKLLRQQLHTKTTECNDLKRMLKSIEEQNVLILKNQTEMQEKFFKLLEKIQVSISEIKDSIATCPAASNFGGYLNPLLEHDPENLAGAIIIPDSADRESPVKDVAKSAEQTRYLSTINYDTLSNLREENQPSDVPSAAKRQGSASQDVGKELISTCVTPTRIKTIQETLSKPETDRHLCALKLLPHFFSKEELAESNTDGSHGKKFLDSTKLNSLKLLVFSKFPASTSEETDKAWRFIKGKINTKCRAVRRISLPDSTPSRPE; encoded by the exons ATGTCCATCAGATTGTTGTGCAAACGGACTAGCAAGCGTCCATCCAATGCATTGTTTTACTTTCCGGAAGAGCAAAAGACCGGAATCGCACCAACGCGAATAATCGACGAAAAAGACCTTGATTTAACTCCAGGAATGGTGGTGACGGTCAATTGGGACAGAGAGAAAGTTGAAGCGGAGATACTAGCATTAGATG ATGAGTTGAAAGTTCTAAACGAGAAGGACTTAGAATGGTCTAAGGAACACTTGACTGCTCAGACTGCTGCTACAGAAGAGAAGAAGAGTACCAATTCGGACACAGAGTCCCCAAACAAGCCATTGGAGCGCACCAAAAAG TCGGTTCAACCGCGAAGATCACGAGAGAAAGAAGCCCAAAGCTCGGAAAATCCTTACGAACAATTTTTGGCCGCCCAGAAGAAGCGTGCTTTGGAGTGGAAATCAGCTCGTGATTCCAAAAGAGCCAAGTCAGTACCTGTAGTAAATCAACCCCCCGAGGCAAGCAGCGTTCAAGGTGACTGTCGTCAGGAAGATACCACTAAACTCCTGCGCCAGCAGCTCCACACAAAAACGACTGAGTGCAACGATTTAAAAAGAATGCTAAAGAGCATTGAAGAACAAAACGTCCTGATCCTCAAAAACCAGACCGAAATGCAAGAGAAATTTTTCAAG TTGCTGGAGAAAATACAAGTCTCTATTTCAGAAATTAAAGATAGCATAGCCACATGTCCTGCTGCTTCGAACTTTGGAGGGTACCTTAATCCTCTACTGGAGCATGACCCTGAAAATCTG GCTGGTGCCATTATCATACCCGACTCTGCTGACCGTGAATCTCCAGTGAAGGACGTTGCAAAATCAGCTGAACAGACCCGATACCTGTCCACCATCAACTATGATACCCTGAGTAACCTTCGTGAAGAAAACCAGCCCAGTGATGTACCATCTGCTGCCAAACGACAAGGAAGCGCTTCTCAAGACGTTGGCAAGGAGTTGATCAGCACATGTGTTACCCCAACCAGAATAAAGACCATTCAAGAAACATTGTCAAAGCCAGAGACTGACCGGCACTTGTGTGCCTTGAAGTTGCTGCCACATTTTTTCAGTAAAGAGGAACTTGCCGAAAGCAATACAGATGGCAGTCATGGCAAAAAATTTCTTGACAGTACCAAATTAAACTCACTTAAATTATTAGTCTTTAGTAAGTTTCCAGCGAGTACCAGTGAGGAGACAGACAAGGCTTGGAGGTTTATAAAGGGGAAAATTAATACTAAGTGTCGTGCTGTCCGCAGAATTTCGCTACCAGACTCTACTCCCTCACGTCCAGAATAA